A single genomic interval of Hemibagrus wyckioides isolate EC202008001 linkage group LG13, SWU_Hwy_1.0, whole genome shotgun sequence harbors:
- the lrrc3ca gene encoding leucine-rich repeat-containing protein 3B, which translates to MPLPSCWLLRHSVVMCLLLHSLVLMTLCFHHAATSCSNRCYCSESEGPSGGKTMRCSNLRLTEIPRDIPNDTRRLYLDYNLLTSVPANAFQDLPLLAELDLSHNKLALLEPGAFRGLAASLLFLDLSSNQLATLDPEAFEGVRARSNLTGNPWHCDCRLQTALPRLDLEPVSLTGIVCQTSEPEDSGAQGVPFLLAKDLDLCVVLKKTTDVAMLVTMFGWFTMVISYLVYYVRHNQEDARRHLEYLKSLPSRQGKSEESSTTTISTVV; encoded by the coding sequence ATGCCTCTGCCGTCCTGTTGGCTGCTCCGGCACTCCGTGGTCATGTGCTTGCTGCTGCACAGCTTGGTGTTGATGACACTCTGCTTCCACCACGCAGCCACCTCCTGCTCCAATCGTTGCTACTGCTCTGAGAGTGAGGGTCCATCCGGGGGCAAGACCATGCGGTGCAGCAACCTGCGCCTCACCGAGATCCCACGGGACATCCCGAATGATACACGGCGTCTCTACCTTGACTACAACCTGCTGACCAGTGTCCCTGCCAATGCCTTTCAAGATCTTCCTCTTCTGGCAGAACTCGATCTTTCCCACAACAAGCTGGCACTGCTTGAGCCTGGAGCTTTCCGGGGCCTGGCTGCATCGTTGCTATTCTTGGATCTGTCCTCCAACCAGCTGGCCACACTGGACCCCGAAGCTTTTGAAGGCGTGAGGGCTCGATCCAATCTGACCGGCAACCCCTGGCACTGTGACTGCCGGTTACAGACAGCACTTCCGCGCCTCGATCTGGAGCCTGTGTCTCTTACCGGCATTGTTTGCCAAACATCAGAGCCTGAGGACTCAGGTGCCCAAGGTGTGCCCTTTCTGCTGGCCAAAGACTTGGACCTATGCGTGGTGCTTAAAAAGACCACAGATGTGGCCATGCTAGTGACCATGTTTGGATGGTTCACCATGGTCATTTCCTACCTGGTCTATTATGTGCGGCATAATCAAGAAGATGCCAGGCGCCACCTGGAGTATCTCAAGTCTCTGCCCAGCAGGCAGGGTAAGTCTGAGGAatcttccaccaccaccattagcACTGTGGTTTGA